A genomic segment from Halomonas sp. TA22 encodes:
- the mreD gene encoding rod shape-determining protein MreD, with product MGLRGTLLIWLSLLLALCLQVMPLADVWLIWRPDWLGLILIYWCVATPQRVGVLHGFVLGILLDLIEGSPLGLNALTLSLLAFLSALVYQRMRAYSLFQQAILVFVLLGIIQLIEQWLRTLMGPFSIYLAFLLPSFIGALLWPWLFTMLQVLRRRLGIS from the coding sequence ATGGGATTGCGCGGTACGCTGCTGATCTGGCTGAGCCTGTTGCTGGCACTCTGCCTGCAGGTGATGCCGCTGGCCGATGTCTGGCTGATCTGGCGACCCGACTGGCTGGGACTGATCCTGATCTACTGGTGCGTGGCCACGCCACAGCGGGTAGGGGTGCTGCATGGCTTTGTACTGGGTATCCTGCTCGACTTGATCGAGGGGTCGCCACTGGGGCTCAACGCGCTGACGCTCTCGTTGCTGGCCTTCCTGAGTGCGCTGGTCTACCAGCGCATGCGCGCCTACTCGCTGTTTCAGCAGGCCATCCTGGTCTTCGTGCTGCTCGGCATCATCCAGCTGATCGAGCAGTGGCTGCGTACCCTCATGGGGCCCTTCTCCATCTATCTGGCCTTTCTGTTACCGTCGTTCATCGGGGCTCTGCTGTGGCCATGGCTCTTCACCATGCTCCAGGTGCTGCGTCGTCGGCTGGGGATTTCCTGA